A window of Macrotis lagotis isolate mMagLag1 chromosome 1, bilby.v1.9.chrom.fasta, whole genome shotgun sequence genomic DNA:
AAAGGAGAGTTTTGATGAGAACATGAATAATCACAATGTCATTTATATTGTTCTGAGAATATTTTATCAAGAATTCATTGGTAGGGTAAAGTTTGCAATTCTAAGCATGATATGGGAAGAGAGGAGTAGGGtttgtaataattttaaaaagttagttaGGCAGTAAACTCCAAGGTAGATTTCTCTGACAATATTTAAAGTAGGAACTTTGAatggaaaacaatattttttatatatcgATACAAGTCTAACTAGTACATGTTAGAACAGAGAAAACCCTAGGATGTTAAATGACTGTCCTGAtttctcaaaattatttgttattttgctCCAAAGAATCCATATAAGCCAATACTTCAAGGACTTCCTGGGTATGAGTGTTACTTCCACTCTAGAAGCTAGAGACTTAGAAGATGGAAGTGGAGAGTTGGTGTGGTAAAACAATTACACGAAAGTAGAGCTAGAGATAGGATTCTCTGAATTTAACTAGGATCATCTTCTAATACACTAATACAGGCTATTATCTGACAATATTTGGAGGTCTTCCTTTGCCTACAAGTTGAGAAAGATGGCATTACTAGGGCATAGCTTGTATTGCTTTAATGGAAGTAGCAGAATAATTTACCTTATAAAGTGGGAGTTAGTAGGTAATAGAAAATTTTTCCTAGAAGAGGTAGGATTACACTATTcgaattttaaaaaactagataattgatataaaatattaacattttaaaaaaagccaatgAAGAAACTCACGTGAGAAGAGATAATCAAGTCAGAGatgattttttggttttcatCACTGGTATTTAAGATCAAGGAGGGATCATTTGAGAGTAAATCTTGCAGGGGAGCCATTTCCGAagtcattttaagaaaattatattccacTTTTCCAAGTTCTGAAGCAGCATACAAATTATAAGAATATGGTAAAGTCCCTTCGCTGTAGTTTGTGGGGACCCTGGGACCAGTCTTAGAACAAAGATCCACCTGAAAACAACTCAATAGTGGAGGTTTTGATGCCTTTCTTAACCTAAGGGCAATGGCCAGCGTTACCGTCGTAAGGAACAGGACGGAGATGAGAGCTAAAGCTATCACTAAGTAAAATTGGAGTTCAGATTGAGACTCTGAGGTTGTGGTACGCTCCTCATTCATCTCAGGCAGAGCCTCTtgtaggctgtctgcaaagaccAGGTGCAAAGCCACAGTGGCCGACAGAGGGGGTTGGCCTCCGTCCTGCACAGAGACCAGCAGGCGGTGTCGAGCAGAGTCTCGATCAGTCAAAGCCCTCGCACTCCTAACCTCGCCAGTGCGCAACCCTAGGCTGAAGAGTCCAGGATCTGTGGCCTGCAGCAACCGATAGGCCAACCAGGCGTTGTGTCCGGAGTCTGCGTCCACAGCCACTACTTTGGTGACCAGATAGCCCGGCTCAGCTGAGCGAGGGACCATGTCGAAGAGGGCTGATCTATCTGGTCCCAGAGCAGGGTAGAGGATATTTGGGGCGTTGTCATTCCTGTCCACGATGAACACTCGCACAGTGACGTTGGCGTTGAGAGCCGGAGAGCCGGCATCCTGGGCCTGTAGAGTCAACTCGAAGGTGCGTATCTGCTCATAGTCGAAAGAGCGCTGAGCGAAGATGTGCCCACTGTGGCTATTGACAGAAACGTAAGAAGACAGCTGTAGCGGTTCTAGGTCGCTGTTGACGATGGAATAGGACACTCTGCCATTCCCCTCCAGATCCAGGTCAGTGGCTGAGACACATGCGATGGAGGCTCCGGAGGGATTGTTCTCGGGAACGTAAACTACATAGGAAGGTTGGAGGAAAACGGGGGGATTGTCATTGACATCTGTAATGAGCAAGGTGAGAATTTTGCTGGTGGACAGAGGTGGGTTTCCCTTGTCTGTGGCAATTATAGTAATGTTGTACTCCGGGGTCTCTTCACGGTCCAAGACACCATCTGTAACTAATTTATACAAGTTGTTGGTAGAAGAGGCTATTTTAAATGGGACACTATCTCTTACAAGGCAGACTACTTCACCATTTACCCCTGAATCTGGGTCAAGTACTTTGATCAGTGCTACAACTGTTCCAGACATGGAGTTTTCTGGTATATGATTGGATACTGAGGCGAAGGTCACTTCAGGGGCATTGTCATTCTCATCTAGAATTTCTATTTGGATTTTACAGTGAGATGTATGGCCTCCTCCATCCTTTGCTTCTACTCCGATAGTATAAGATTCTCCTTTTTCAAAATCGAGTACACCTTGAGTTGTTATTTCTCCACTTTTAGTATCCAATCTGAACAAGTATTTCAGTGTTTCCATTGTGCTGAAAGAGTAAGTGATTTTCGCATTGTTCCCTTCATCCTGGTCTGTAGCGGTCACTTGAAGTACAGAGGAACCAGAGGGCAGGTTTTCCCTCAGACTGACCCTGTAAACTTCCTGACTAAAGACTGGCCAGTTATCATTGGCGTCCGTGACATTAATCCTGATCTCTACTGTACCACTTCGAACCGGGACTCCGCTGTCCACAGTCGTCAGGACCAAATGATAGGAACTCTGCTTCTCCCTGTCCAGTGGTTTTTCCAATACTAATTCTACGTATTTACTACCATCCGGGTTTTCCTTTGGCATTAAGGAGAAATGAGAATTCGGATTTAGATAATACTGCAGTAGCGAATTTACGCCTACATCTGGGTCCTGAGGAGATTCCAGCGCAAACGTTACCCCAGGCAGCGCGATCTCGCTGATTTCCAAGTCAATTATGTTTCTACTGAATCGCGGAGGATTATCATTAATATCATCGATCACTACAGTTACACGAAAAAAGTTCAAAGGATTTTCAGCCACCGTTTCGAAATTCAAAGCACAGACTGGCTTCTTCGCGCAGATCTCCTCCCGGTCTATTCTGTCGCTGACCAGTAAGTCCCCGCTCTCTTCACTCACTCTAAAGTATTCCCTCTCTGCACTTACCCGCAGCTTCCGAGCCGGCAAGTCCCGGACTCCCAGCCCCAAATCCTTGGCGAGATTCCCCACCACCGATCCTTTCGCCATCTCCTCTGGAATCGAGTAGCGGATGTGCTCAGAAAGCGCTCGGCAAAACAAAGAGGCCAAGAAGAGAAATAAGGTCCGGCTCCTCCGCTCAGTGAGCCTTCCCATCCTTCAGCCTCACGGTTCCCACTGCTTCTTCAGTACCCCCCAAACCTTCTTTCAAATACTTATTGTAATGTAAAAGTTATGAGAAAGAAAGGCAGTGCCTTAGTCATATGTGGGATGAATCTGTGTTCCGGAGCAGAATCTAATGGAGCAGTGAGTCGGAATCTCTTCTGGGATGGGCTCCTTGTGACTGCAGAAAATAGCTGTATAGGAAGCTCCAGAGGATCTCTTTTATTTCTGACTTGAAATTGGCCAACAGCGGCGCCCTGTGTCTATTCAAAGAACTTCAGCAAGTCATTGAATAAAACTCGTTTTGAGTCGGATCCTGTAGAAAAAAATGCAGGGCTTGGATTCAGGAGGGGCCTGGGTTGAAATtttgcttttgagttttattagcTGCAGGCAGGCCATAGGATGCTAGCTCACAGTTTTAtaaatttggagttggaagggaccttacagAGTAACATTAATTGGTTCAACCCTCTGCCCTTACAAAGAAATTGAAGTCCAGAGAGATTTATATGACTTATTCACATCATGCAGATAGCAAGTGGCagagtggatttgaacctaggtcttctgaatccaaatcaaTCGTTCTCTTCACGAAATCATGTTACCTCTAATCACAATCTTTATGAGCTTCAATTTTATCACTTTGCCAAATGTGACTAGTAATACCGAGACTACATGACTTACAGAGTCACTATGAGGTTAAAATAAGATAATGCCTGTATTTGggattggatctgtgatttcattggtatagattGTAGGAACAAGGTGAGGAATCTCCCTCTAACAATGCTCATCTCATCTACTCTGCAACATATAATCTTAGAGAGTCACTTTGAGCATTGGGAAAGTAAATGttctgtccagggtcacacagacagtatgtatcagaggtggtacttgaactcaggtcttgtggCTTGAAGTCTAGCTCTCTATCTACTAACCAAGCTCTTTGtctcatatgtatgtatatatatatgtgtgtgtgtgtgtgtgtgtgtgtgtgtgtatgtgtgttatgtACATAATATATTGGTAACATTCCATGTATTGTGTATGTAATACATATAATGCTATTTGGAagctattttgaaaatatttttcttcatcactttgtaaatttccctttctttaatgAATTTGTTTTAGGAAATTTTAGATCTATGTGTTTGTTTGAAAGCATGTTCTCAGAACTTGGTCCTATTTTAATTCATTCCCTTAATACAACATAagccttatttccttcttttattcattctaCTCATTGATTCTTTCACACACTTGCCAAACATGACTTTAGTAGTTTATTAATATGTCCATTTATGCCATTTATATCAAGCTTCTTAATCTTAATGTCTCTTTAAGCTTACCAATTTGAGggtttcttctttgaattttgcAAACCATTCATACATTTTTCTACCCTGACTTCACCCTCCCCAAATCCTCCTTTAAACAAaatgggtttttttgctttcttttttttttgctttgctttaaaATTCAATGTGTAGCAGGACAATACTTACTCTTTCTGTGTCCCTTCAACTCACTGAATCATTGATCTATCTTTTCACAAGCTTAAATTTCCTGCTGGtatctttcatgttatttcttatttttaatttctcttaaacTAACCAGATATCAACTGcacatttcattctttgtatatttatttttctaaatcatttataatataattttccagaTATGATTCTGGAATATTCTGTTTATTCTAAAACAGTTCTGATTCCAATAAAGGGTCCATCTCCAATGCCTATTCCCAATGTGTGTTTTGATGAACTAAGGCAATGAATTGTCATTCAAATTCATCTCATAGTCTGGTCAATGTGTAGTCTGCATTCATTTTCTCCATGTACAGATAGGTCAGTCCCTAGGTGATTGTTCAGCCCATCCATCATAGAAATCCTCCATCAATGCCTCATTGTGGTATGGAGATGATTCCATTCTAACAATTGAAACAAGATTCTGGAAGATTCTAACAAACTGAAAAGACTTTGACCATGGCTTTAGGAACAGACCATATCTATTGTCTGAGGACTGGTCAAGCTAAATATAAAGTGACTTATAATCATTAAGTAATGAATTATTTGGCTATAACCAtgtgggaaataatgaaaagtaataaGTGACTTTCAGTCTTGGGTGAGTTTCCTTCTGCTTCTTCAGTGATTGATAGAATCTCTGAAAAAGGATGCAGAGATTTCAAGAATTGAACAGTTTATAGATAATCTGTACATATTAAATGAATCCTCAGAACTGGTAATGTGAGATTTCAGTGCAATGACCAAAATGCTGATAATACTACAAAAAAAGCCAATAGACAAAAAGATGGAAGAATGCATGTCTCTTCTTTGGATCATAAATAAAAGTGCTATGAGAATTGGATTCATAAAAATTCAGAGACATGAACATAATTTCATacatttctttatacatttttttagctttttgcaaggctaatgagattaagtgacttgcccaaggccacacagctaggtaattattaagtgtctgaggccagatttgaactcaagtactcctgtctccagggctggtgctctatccattgtgccacctagacacccctgaaCATaatttcaagtgatttttttatacattacaaaaatatccttgtttaagagtaaacataataccccctcccaccaaaaaatatagacctgcatgagtgataaagtaaaggaaagaggaaaaaattaaaatgattaataataataataataggtgcagccaggtggtgcagtggatggagcaccggccctggatccAGGGGcatctgagcccaaatccagccccagacacccaacaatcacccccCGTGggtaagccaccccaaccccattgccctgcagaaatgaaaaaaaagagacctaaaataaaataaaataataataataataataatagtaggggcagccaggtggcgcagcgaacagagcactggccctggagccaggaacacccaggtccaaatctggcctcagacacccatctgggtggccccaggcaagccaccaagccccatttgccctgcaaccctccaacaacaacaacaacaacaacaacaacaacaataataataatgataataataataataataatgataataataataaatgtgcttcagtctgtgttccaacacctccagctctgtcacaggaagatcacattctttaagtccatcacaaaagctacttccatattttccactgatgccattgctgattgcaactccctccattcgtacttccccactaccatatactatattttctctctcctttcattctgtccctcttcttaaatgtgctatagggtagctgagtgacagagcagacagatccccggccctgaggccaagaggccctgagcccatataccacccctcaggcccagcatctacctggccctatggtacTGGACAGtcatccaatctcagccccttgcaagaagtaaaaaagaaaatgtgttatatctgatcactctccccccacAGTCCATACTCTCCTCCACCACTCacatctcccctttcccccttccccctgtccaccttctctccttcttactttagatgtctgtaccccactgagtatatatgctgtttcctcacctaaccacctctgatgagagcgaaggtttcCTCactccccttgcctttcccccttccatatcattgcaatagctcattgtaataaaaatcttattatacgaaatatcttagcttatttcacctttcctttttctttctcccattacatttcccttttagccattgactacatttttacactatattatatcttcaaattcagctctctcctgtgcttcatctataaaaactccttctacctgctctattaaatgagaaggttcatatgagtattatcagtatcatttttctatgcaggaatacatgtagttcatcatcattaagtccctcatattttacccttctcctccactctctatgcttcacctgagtcctgtatttgaagatcaaactttctgttcagctctggctattccaacaggaacattttaaattccctggttcattgaaagtccatttttttccctggaagaggacattcagttttactgggtagttgattctcagttgtattccaagctcctttgccctccagtatattatattccaagccctatgagcttttaatgtagttgttgctaagtcctgtgtgatcctgactgcagctccacaagtgtccttctggctgcttgtaatagtctctttgacttggcaattctggaacttggctataatattcctgggggttgctttttgggtatctctttcttggggagataggtggattctctcaatttctatttttcccctttgcttctaggatatcaaggcaattttcctgtagtaattctttgaaaatatgtcaaggctcttttcctgatcatgactttcagatattccaataattttaaaatgatttttcttgaatctgttttccagatccgttgttttttcaatgagatgtttcacattttcttctaatttttcattcttttggttttgaagtattgtgtcttgatttctcataaaatcagcagcttccctcagtcaTGAACATAATTTCAAAGGATGTTTAGTTACTTTGCTCAGAATGAGAATCAGAGAAAAGATCATCATATAGTTGTAGCTTTTGCTCCAACATCAGTTACATAGTATGAACATTAGAGACATTTTTATGTAGGACTTTATGAGATTCTTAGAATCAAGGAAAAATATACTTGGTGAGTTAAATGCATAGAATAGACTGGTAAAAAGGAAACACACAGTCTTGGATTGAGAAACAATATAGGCCAAATGATTGTAAACTACCTAGAAGACTTGAATCTACACATAAATACTTTCTTTAAGGAGAAAGTGGATGGTGTGGATGTATGTTGAGAAATATTTGTAGTATTAAAAAAGGGCATCagcaaaatttacaaaaaaaatttaaaagaaagtaagaaagcaATAGATGTGCAATCATTTAACACCATTTAAAACGTGAtaatcttaaaatatagaaaataatttgttattattgtggaaattatttcaaaataatccATCAGATAGTGGTTAGGCCACTTGTTAATATAAAAGTTACTATCAGAACCAAATTAGAAgatacaataagaaaaaaaagggaaatcttTGTGAAATTGTAACAACTAAAATCTGACCTGTTAAAAATTTGTTGACattgaaaattagaaatggataaagaaatcaataaagaCAAAGACATGCTGTAGGATTTTCACTATTTGGAAAAAAGTTCAACCTATGTAAAATTAGAAGCCCAAGAGAATGCACAACCTGGTCCAGTAAGCAACTACATTTTTTCCAAACCGAAAGACAGGGTAGctgataatattaaaattttagaatGTATGCTACTTTCCATGAATCTAAAGaacttttttgtcatttataagaaaaatcttttaatttggACAAGCATAAATGGACTGGCTAGACTTTTAATACCTATTTCAACATTAGCAATGCAAAGCTCAAGGAATCAATAAGCTTCATTAtgactttctaaaaataaaaaaaacatgtaaagagtacaataaaatataaaatgaaagttgTAATTTCTCCAAtcacaaagataaatgaaaaccAGAAGACTATACTAGAATAAATTACAATAATGTTCTAACCTTAGTACCCCAAGAACTAACTTTGACCTACTTAAGAAAAGCATTGGTAAACTTTCCAGAGGTACCCCACATCcttcaaagaatttgaaatgataTGAGATGGTAGATACTTAAGTGGTCATTTTTTAGATGGCACAaacttttaaagtttatttataaaaataaatcaatgactGGTCATTACAATTCAACTCACATAGAATCTACCGTAAGTAATTTCTTGAtattaaggaatttatattctatcaaGACTATTACATAATATAAGGAGTTATGATGATTATAATGAATCATTGATGCAAAGATTATTTGTTTCTAAAAGTCACAAAGATGTATTTAAATGTTTCAGTATGGAATATTCCATTTCACAATATCAGTAAATATCTGGAATACACTAATTTGGAATTAAGAATTTCATTATGGGATAAGGAAAATGATATCTACCATGACtcaaacaatgtaaatggaaagaacaacaaaagaattAAGATGCTATTTAACTATAATGACCAAATTTTATATTGgggtataaatgaggaaatagatctCAGTTCTTTTGTAGAGAGATAGTGGACTAGAGAGGAGGAAGGTAGCATAAGCCACCTGGCCTGTGGAGTCTCTGTTATCCTCTTTGAAACAGACTAAAAGAGGGTCAATTTCTAAAGACacagttttaaatttttcctcaCTATGGAGAGACTCTAATTCAACACTTGTGTATCGATGTTCACTTAATATCTCATGAGAGTCTTTTATGTCAGGACAAAATCTAAATGCTCTCCACTGGAGAAAGGACCCCTTATTTAATACATATCATAGAAGATAATAGGGATCCTATTCTTGATTTGCTTAGTTTTTGTTCAGCAGtttctttctttaaaactttattttcatttatgtatgtatgtatgtatgtatgtatgtatgtatgtatctatcatctatctatctatctatttattttagattttgcaaggcaatggggccaagtggtttgcccaaggccacatggctaggtaattattaagtgtctgaggtcggatttgaacccaggtactcctgactccaaggccggtgctctatccactgccccacctagtcacccctaaaattttatttttagagaaggCCTATTGgatagggaaagagaagaggtaCATACAGAAATTAAtgtaatgtaaaaaataaaagactgataaaaaattcattttaacaaaaatttaaaaaataatttgcacaTACTTCCTCTCTTATATTTCttaaacttaaaatatataaataaccaaAGACAAGAGATGttttctaaaactcaaaatcaaattctttcaaaaatgtaataaaataatcaCAGATTCAAAGAACCTAGAGTTGAAAAATGTCAGAGGAAAGCTAGTCCAATCTATAACTTAAAAAGTAATgccttggggaagctaggtggtgcaatggatagagcaggaagacctgagttcaaatttcagcttcagac
This region includes:
- the LOC141506210 gene encoding protocadherin gamma-B1-like isoform X17 gives rise to the protein MGRLTERRSRTLFLFLASLFCRALSEHIRYSIPEEMAKGSVVGNLAKDLGLGVRDLPARKLRVSAEREYFRVSEESGDLLVSDRIDREEICAKKPVCALNFETVAENPLNFFRVTVVIDDINDNPPRFSRNIIDLEISEIALPGVTFALESPQDPDVGVNSLLQYYLNPNSHFSLMPKENPDGSKYVELVLEKPLDREKQSSYHLVLTTVDSGVPVRSGTVEIRINVTDANDNWPVFSQEVYRVSLRENLPSGSSVLQVTATDQDEGNNAKITYSFSTMETLKYLFRLDTKSGEITTQGVLDFEKGESYTIGVEAKDGGGHTSHCKIQIEILDENDNAPEVTFASVSNHIPENSMSGTVVALIKVLDPDSGVNGEVVCLVRDSVPFKIASSTNNLYKLVTDGVLDREETPEYNITIIATDKGNPPLSTSKILTLLITDVNDNPPVFLQPSYVVYVPENNPSGASIACVSATDLDLEGNGRVSYSIVNSDLEPLQLSSYVSVNSHSGHIFAQRSFDYEQIRTFELTLQAQDAGSPALNANVTVRVFIVDRNDNAPNILYPALGPDRSALFDMVPRSAEPGYLVTKVVAVDADSGHNAWLAYRLLQATDPGLFSLGLRTGEVRSARALTDRDSARHRLLVSVQDGGQPPLSATVALHLVFADSLQEALPEMNEERTTTSESQSELQFYLVIALALISVLFLTTVTLAIALRLRKASKPPLLSCFQVDLCSKTGPRVPTNYSEGTLPYSYNLYAASELGKVEYNFLKMTSEMAPLQDLLSNDPSLILNTSDENQKIISDLIISSHQAPPNTDWRFSQAQRPGTSGSQNGDEGGTWPNNQFDTEMLQAMILASANEAADGSSTLGGGAGTMGLSARYGPQFTLQHVPDYRQNVYIPGSTATLANAAGKRDGKAPAGGNGNKKKSGKKEKK